In Thermomonas carbonis, a single genomic region encodes these proteins:
- a CDS encoding DUF4442 domain-containing protein produces MKASTLRIGMNLWPPFLFSGIRIREISPDWKRVRVELRSRPWNRNFVGTHFGGNLFAMTDPFRMIPVLQCLGRDYMVWDQAGSIEFVKPGRGTVHALFELDDAMLDELRTAAAGGDKVLRWFDTDVIDDQGDVVARVSKQLYVRRKSGR; encoded by the coding sequence ATGAAAGCCAGCACCCTCCGCATCGGCATGAACCTGTGGCCGCCCTTCCTGTTCAGCGGCATCCGCATTCGCGAGATCAGCCCGGACTGGAAGCGGGTGCGGGTGGAACTGCGCAGCCGGCCGTGGAACCGCAATTTCGTCGGCACCCACTTCGGCGGCAACCTGTTCGCGATGACCGATCCGTTCCGGATGATCCCGGTGCTGCAATGCCTGGGCCGCGACTACATGGTCTGGGATCAGGCCGGCAGCATCGAGTTCGTGAAGCCCGGGCGCGGCACCGTGCATGCGCTGTTCGAGCTGGACGACGCCATGCTCGACGAGCTGCGCACGGCGGCCGCAGGCGGCGACAAGGTGCTGCGCTGGTTCGACACCGACGTGATCGATGACCAGGGCGACGTGGTCGCGCGGGTAAGCAAGCAGCTGTACGTGCGTCGCAAATCGGGCCGCTGA
- a CDS encoding serine/threonine-protein kinase gives MSGNAHPDVDGYRIHRVIGHGGMSTVYLAEQTSLDRKVALKIMLAEALADEVSRARFENEARTIARLQHPNIVGIYEVGRTEDGLPFYSMPFLARGHLAQRHLRGDQPKVAAIARQLLQALDYAHVRGVVHRDVKAENVLFDEAERPMLADFGIALRRGSNPRLTNAGLAVGSTAYMPPEQARGQEVDRRADLYSMGVLTWEMLVGRLPYNAGDALSMALKHVQDPIPRLPAPLKQWQDFIDRTMAKRPEDRYASAQDMLVALDQLEARTGKTFVAVEVPTAVEMDPQAKPPRSSWKPWAVAAAALAVAGIAAFRFYPVERDVIHAPAAGTVSGTPGGGLPSPQADARTGLLAGIGEGEGNAEGLAAYLANAEQQMRDGNLLSPPNANAWDSLDAAWRVNATHPQTQQLTAQLFDALAEASDRALRAGDVAMSRTSFERARQLDSRRGGEGSAIALLRRRLDTALDTRLQALLGKRDIQGARQLLADTRWLELDPLRSRALLARVDVAAKSAPAATTAATVVTATPAAPPAPVATIAVSREDYARFANATGRAAADCGKGVFGRKRSWNNTGNDRKPVVCVSAADAQAYAAWLGSQDQRRYRLPSAGEVRAQPTTPVSGWLTLCANRECSQRMASGKPRALDAGRGFEDVGIRLVRAD, from the coding sequence TTGTCCGGTAACGCGCACCCCGACGTCGACGGCTATCGCATCCACCGCGTGATCGGCCACGGCGGCATGTCCACCGTGTACCTGGCCGAACAGACGTCGCTGGATCGCAAGGTCGCACTCAAGATCATGCTGGCCGAAGCGCTGGCCGATGAAGTCAGCCGCGCGCGCTTCGAGAACGAAGCACGCACCATCGCCCGCCTGCAGCACCCGAACATCGTCGGCATCTACGAAGTCGGTCGCACCGAGGACGGCCTGCCGTTCTATTCGATGCCGTTCCTGGCCCGCGGCCACCTGGCGCAACGCCACCTGCGCGGCGACCAACCGAAGGTCGCGGCGATCGCGCGCCAACTGCTGCAGGCGCTCGACTATGCGCACGTCCGTGGCGTGGTCCACCGCGACGTGAAAGCCGAAAACGTGCTGTTCGACGAAGCCGAGCGGCCGATGCTGGCGGACTTCGGCATCGCCCTGCGCCGCGGCAGCAACCCGCGCCTGACCAATGCTGGCCTGGCGGTGGGCAGTACCGCCTATATGCCGCCCGAGCAGGCGCGCGGCCAGGAAGTCGACCGCCGCGCCGATCTCTACAGCATGGGCGTGCTGACCTGGGAAATGCTGGTTGGACGCCTGCCCTACAACGCCGGCGATGCGCTGTCGATGGCGCTCAAGCATGTGCAAGACCCGATCCCGCGCCTGCCCGCGCCGTTGAAGCAATGGCAGGACTTCATCGACCGAACCATGGCCAAGCGCCCGGAGGATCGCTACGCCAGCGCGCAGGACATGCTGGTAGCGCTGGATCAGTTGGAAGCACGCACCGGCAAGACCTTCGTCGCGGTGGAAGTGCCGACCGCCGTCGAGATGGATCCGCAGGCGAAGCCTCCGCGGAGCAGCTGGAAACCCTGGGCCGTGGCCGCCGCGGCGCTCGCAGTTGCCGGCATCGCCGCTTTCCGCTTCTATCCGGTCGAACGCGACGTGATCCACGCGCCCGCTGCAGGCACGGTCAGCGGCACGCCCGGCGGCGGCCTGCCGTCGCCGCAGGCAGACGCGCGCACCGGCCTGCTGGCCGGCATCGGCGAAGGCGAAGGCAACGCCGAAGGCCTGGCCGCCTACCTGGCCAACGCCGAACAGCAGATGCGCGACGGCAATTTGCTGTCTCCACCCAACGCGAATGCCTGGGATAGCCTGGATGCGGCATGGCGGGTCAATGCCACCCATCCGCAGACCCAGCAACTGACCGCGCAACTGTTCGACGCACTTGCCGAGGCCTCCGATCGCGCGCTGCGTGCGGGCGATGTCGCGATGTCGCGCACCTCGTTCGAACGCGCCCGCCAGCTCGACAGCCGTCGCGGCGGCGAAGGCAGCGCCATCGCCCTGCTGCGCAGGCGCCTGGATACTGCGCTGGACACGCGCCTGCAGGCCTTGCTCGGCAAGCGCGACATCCAGGGGGCACGCCAGTTGCTGGCGGACACCCGCTGGCTGGAACTGGATCCGCTGCGCAGTCGCGCCTTGCTTGCGCGCGTCGATGTCGCCGCCAAGTCGGCGCCCGCCGCGACAACCGCGGCGACCGTGGTCACCGCCACGCCTGCCGCGCCGCCCGCGCCGGTGGCGACCATCGCGGTCAGCAGGGAGGACTATGCACGTTTCGCCAATGCCACCGGGCGCGCTGCGGCGGACTGCGGCAAGGGCGTGTTCGGCCGCAAGCGCAGCTGGAACAACACCGGCAACGACCGCAAGCCAGTGGTCTGCGTCTCCGCGGCGGATGCGCAGGCATACGCCGCTTGGTTGGGCAGCCAGGATCAGCGTCGCTACCGTCTTCCCAGCGCGGGCGAAGTGCGGGCACAACCGACCACGCCGGTATCGGGCTGGCTGACCCTGTGCGCGAACCGCGAATGCAGCCAGCGCATGGCCAGCGGCAAACCACGTGCGCTCGACGCCGGCCGCGGCTTCGAGGACGTCGGCATCCGCCTGGTGCGCGCTGACTGA
- a CDS encoding DUF502 domain-containing protein, whose translation MSTSPTLGHRLQRLFLTGLLTLLPLWLTWVVVKFLFVLLGDLSKPLIGPSLQGIAARSPQALGWLGDPWVQNAFALVATVAAVLLVGWLARRVIGQRLLGWFEALVARIPLASTIYGSARKLLDILQTKPDGTQRVVLVDFPHAEMKSIGFVTRVIREQGTGRELAAVYVPTTPNPTSGYLEIVPVEKMTPTDWTVDQAMSFIISGGAVAPDTIPFTPPVREG comes from the coding sequence ATGTCGACATCCCCCACGCTCGGTCATCGCCTGCAACGCCTGTTCCTGACCGGCCTGCTCACCCTGCTCCCGCTGTGGTTGACCTGGGTGGTGGTGAAATTCCTGTTCGTCCTGCTGGGCGATCTCAGCAAGCCGCTGATCGGGCCCAGCCTGCAGGGCATCGCGGCGCGCAGCCCGCAGGCACTCGGCTGGCTGGGCGATCCGTGGGTGCAGAACGCATTCGCGCTGGTCGCGACGGTGGCGGCGGTCCTGCTGGTGGGCTGGCTGGCCCGGCGGGTGATCGGCCAGCGCCTGCTGGGCTGGTTCGAAGCGCTGGTCGCGCGGATCCCGCTGGCCAGCACCATCTACGGAAGCGCGCGCAAGCTGCTCGACATCCTGCAGACCAAGCCGGATGGCACCCAACGCGTGGTGCTGGTCGATTTCCCCCACGCGGAAATGAAGTCGATCGGCTTCGTCACCCGAGTGATCCGCGAACAGGGCACCGGGCGCGAACTCGCCGCGGTCTATGTGCCGACCACGCCCAACCCGACCTCGGGTTACCTGGAAATCGTACCGGTGGAGAAGATGACCCCGACCGACTGGACGGTGGATCAGGCGATGAGCTTCATCATCAGCGGCGGTGCAGTCGCCCCCGACACCATCCCGTTCACACCGCCGGTCCGCGAAGGCTGA
- a CDS encoding MerR family transcriptional regulator, which translates to MLDPGSNRELPPIPAKRYFTIGEVSELCDVKPHVLRYWETEFPSLEPAKRRGNRRYYQRHDVLMVRQIRSLLYEQGYTIGGARLRLEGEGAKQESALSNQIAKQVRMELEEVLQLLRR; encoded by the coding sequence ATGCTTGACCCGGGCAGCAACCGCGAACTGCCGCCGATCCCGGCGAAGCGCTACTTCACCATCGGCGAAGTCAGCGAGCTCTGCGACGTCAAACCGCATGTGCTGCGCTACTGGGAAACCGAGTTCCCCAGCCTGGAACCGGCCAAGCGCCGCGGCAATCGCCGCTACTACCAGCGCCACGACGTGCTGATGGTGCGGCAGATCCGCAGCCTGCTGTACGAGCAGGGCTACACGATCGGTGGCGCGCGTCTGCGCCTGGAAGGCGAGGGCGCGAAGCAGGAGTCCGCGCTGAGCAACCAGATCGCCAAGCAGGTGCGGATGGAGCTGGAAGAAGTGCTGCAGTTGCTGAGGCGCTAA
- a CDS encoding integration host factor subunit alpha, producing the protein MALTKAEMAERLYEDVGLNKREAKEFVDAFFDALREALEQGRQIKLSGFGNFDLRRKNQRPGRNPKTGQQIPISARTVVTFRPGQKLKERVEAYSGSSTMGTAHA; encoded by the coding sequence ATGGCATTGACCAAGGCGGAAATGGCGGAGCGTCTTTACGAAGACGTGGGCCTGAACAAGCGCGAGGCGAAGGAATTCGTCGACGCATTCTTCGACGCCTTGCGCGAGGCGCTGGAGCAGGGTCGCCAGATCAAGCTGTCCGGCTTCGGCAACTTCGACCTGCGCCGCAAGAACCAGCGGCCGGGGCGCAACCCCAAGACCGGCCAGCAGATCCCGATTTCTGCGCGCACGGTGGTCACCTTCCGGCCAGGCCAGAAGCTGAAGGAACGCGTCGAGGCGTACAGCGGCTCCAGCACCATGGGAACTGCGCATGCTTGA
- the pheT gene encoding phenylalanine--tRNA ligase subunit beta — protein sequence MKFSENWLRQHVKTDATRDELAATLTAIGLEVEEMTVLGDALDGVVVARIIECTKHPEADKLQVCQVDAGALGMLQIVCGAPNARPGLVAPLATIGTQVGTLTIKAAKLRGVESNGMLCSAKELGLDADASGLLELAADAPLGTPLADYLGLPDASIELKLTPNRADCFGVRGIAFDVAAATGSTVEPLDAVPMPASHDGVLPVELHAGADAPRFVGRVITGVEATVATPVWMAERLRRSGVRPISFLVDVTQYVMLELGQPMHAYDHDLLKGPIGVRNARAGETLTLLNGDDATLDAQFLVITDADRAVGLAGIMGGEDTKVSNATRNIFLEAAHFAPAAIIGRSRKLGLHTDAGHRFERGVDPELPRIAVEHATRLIVDTAGGAPGPVIEAVLPEFLPQPQPIPLRRERLARVLGTQVTQAEVSRILNALGLAVEANAEGWRVTPPARRFDIAIEEDLIEEIARIHGYDAIPTTLPGGATRLVSPSETRSSEHDARRQLVARDYLEAINYAFVDADLLAKWQLTDGGVALANPLSAELGVMRTRLLPGLVAALGRNAARQQSRIRLFEIGKTFAASNDAPIETRRIAAVACGDAAAEQWGEAARKLDFHDLKGDLDSLAALSNATLEYRVSTHPFAHPGRSADVMRDGVCIGWIGQLHPRLQQALDLDVDVYGFELELDALQARPLPRANALSKYPSVRRDLAFVVAEWVSWDAMRATAKQAAGEVLRDLRLFDRYAGKGVENGFKSLAMALILQDESRTLIDRDVEAVVADVVAALEGTHGAAIRR from the coding sequence ATGAAGTTCTCCGAAAACTGGCTGCGCCAGCACGTCAAGACCGATGCCACGCGCGATGAACTCGCCGCGACGCTGACCGCGATCGGCCTGGAAGTCGAAGAGATGACCGTGCTCGGCGACGCGCTGGATGGCGTGGTCGTTGCGCGCATCATCGAATGCACCAAGCATCCGGAAGCCGACAAGCTGCAGGTCTGCCAGGTCGACGCCGGCGCTCTCGGCATGTTGCAGATCGTGTGTGGTGCGCCGAATGCACGCCCGGGCCTGGTCGCGCCGCTGGCGACCATCGGCACGCAGGTCGGCACGTTGACCATCAAGGCCGCCAAGCTCCGCGGCGTCGAGTCCAACGGCATGTTGTGTTCGGCGAAGGAGCTGGGCCTGGATGCCGATGCCTCGGGTCTGCTTGAGCTTGCGGCGGATGCGCCGCTGGGCACGCCGCTGGCGGATTACCTTGGCCTGCCGGATGCCAGCATCGAATTGAAGCTGACCCCGAACCGCGCGGATTGCTTCGGCGTACGCGGAATCGCCTTCGACGTTGCCGCTGCTACGGGCAGCACCGTCGAGCCGCTCGACGCTGTGCCGATGCCGGCGTCGCACGACGGCGTGTTGCCGGTCGAATTGCATGCAGGTGCGGATGCGCCGCGCTTCGTCGGACGCGTGATCACGGGCGTGGAGGCAACCGTGGCTACGCCGGTGTGGATGGCCGAGCGCCTGCGCCGCAGCGGCGTGCGCCCAATCAGTTTCCTGGTCGATGTCACCCAATACGTGATGCTCGAACTCGGCCAGCCGATGCATGCCTACGACCACGACCTGCTCAAGGGCCCGATCGGCGTGCGAAATGCGCGCGCCGGGGAAACCCTGACGCTGCTGAATGGCGATGACGCCACCCTCGATGCGCAATTCCTGGTCATCACGGACGCCGACCGCGCGGTCGGCCTGGCCGGGATCATGGGCGGGGAAGACACCAAGGTGTCGAATGCCACCCGCAACATCTTCCTGGAAGCCGCGCATTTCGCACCCGCCGCAATCATCGGTCGCAGTCGCAAGCTCGGCCTGCATACCGATGCCGGGCATCGCTTCGAGCGCGGTGTGGATCCGGAACTGCCGCGCATCGCCGTGGAACATGCGACCCGCTTGATCGTGGATACCGCCGGCGGTGCGCCTGGTCCTGTCATCGAGGCGGTGCTGCCCGAATTTCTGCCGCAGCCGCAGCCGATCCCGCTGCGTCGTGAACGACTGGCGCGCGTGCTGGGAACGCAAGTCACGCAAGCCGAGGTATCGCGCATCCTCAATGCGCTTGGGCTTGCGGTCGAAGCGAATGCGGAGGGATGGCGTGTGACGCCGCCGGCGCGCCGCTTCGACATCGCCATCGAAGAAGATCTGATTGAAGAGATCGCGCGGATCCACGGCTACGACGCGATCCCGACGACGCTCCCGGGCGGTGCCACGCGTCTGGTGTCGCCCAGCGAAACCCGCAGCAGCGAGCACGATGCGCGCCGGCAACTGGTCGCCCGCGACTACCTGGAAGCGATCAACTACGCCTTCGTCGATGCCGACTTGCTGGCGAAGTGGCAGTTGACCGATGGCGGCGTGGCACTGGCCAATCCGTTGAGTGCGGAGCTGGGCGTGATGCGCACGCGCCTATTGCCGGGCTTGGTCGCTGCGCTTGGCCGCAATGCCGCGCGCCAGCAATCGCGGATCCGCCTGTTCGAGATCGGCAAGACCTTCGCCGCATCGAACGATGCGCCGATCGAGACGCGTCGCATCGCGGCGGTTGCCTGTGGCGATGCTGCCGCGGAGCAATGGGGTGAGGCCGCGCGCAAGCTCGATTTTCACGACCTCAAGGGCGACCTCGACAGCTTGGCCGCGTTGTCGAATGCGACGCTGGAATATCGCGTCTCGACGCATCCGTTCGCACACCCGGGTCGTTCCGCGGACGTGATGCGTGACGGCGTTTGCATCGGCTGGATCGGGCAATTGCATCCGCGCTTGCAGCAGGCGCTGGATCTCGATGTCGATGTGTACGGCTTCGAGCTGGAACTCGACGCCCTGCAGGCGCGTCCATTGCCGCGCGCCAATGCGCTGTCCAAGTATCCGTCCGTCCGCCGGGACCTTGCGTTCGTCGTCGCGGAATGGGTGTCTTGGGATGCCATGCGCGCCACTGCGAAACAGGCCGCGGGCGAGGTCCTGCGCGACCTCCGGCTGTTCGATCGCTACGCCGGAAAGGGCGTGGAAAACGGATTCAAGAGTCTCGCCATGGCCTTGATTTTGCAGGATGAATCACGCACCCTGATCGACCGCGACGTGGAAGCGGTGGTGGCCGATGTGGTCGCCGCGCTGGAGGGGACACACGGCGCGGCCATCCGGCGCTGA
- the pheS gene encoding phenylalanine--tRNA ligase subunit alpha yields the protein MSDIESLSTQALAEIAAATAPDALEALRVGLLGKSGSITTQLKSLGALPGEQRKAAGEAINRARDAIGEALFARKIALDDAALDARLAGESIDVTLPGRDAARGGVHPVSRTLERITEIFGRLGYELADGPEIEDDFHNFEALNFPPHHPARAMHDTFYFGDGRLLRTHTSGVQVRYMKEHQPPLRMIAAGKVYRSDSDQTHTPMFHQVEGLLVDEHASFADLKGTLAEFVRAFFERDFEMRFRPSYFPFTEPSAEVDIAWQQADGSTRWLEVLGCGMVHPNVLRNVGIDPGKYTGFAFGLGVERFAMLRYGVDDLRSFFDNDVRFLRQFA from the coding sequence ATGAGCGACATCGAATCGTTGTCCACGCAGGCGCTGGCCGAGATTGCCGCGGCCACCGCGCCCGATGCACTGGAAGCGCTGCGCGTGGGCCTGCTCGGCAAGAGCGGCAGCATCACTACCCAGCTGAAGTCCTTGGGCGCGTTGCCCGGCGAGCAGCGCAAGGCTGCGGGCGAGGCGATCAACCGCGCCCGCGATGCGATCGGCGAAGCGCTTTTTGCACGCAAGATCGCGCTGGACGATGCCGCGCTGGACGCGCGCCTGGCCGGCGAATCCATCGACGTCACTTTGCCCGGCCGCGATGCCGCCCGCGGTGGCGTGCATCCGGTCAGCCGCACGCTGGAGCGGATCACCGAGATCTTCGGCCGGCTTGGCTACGAACTCGCCGACGGCCCGGAAATCGAGGACGATTTCCACAACTTCGAGGCGTTGAACTTCCCGCCGCACCACCCGGCGCGCGCCATGCACGACACGTTCTACTTCGGCGATGGCCGCCTGCTGCGCACGCATACCTCGGGGGTGCAGGTGCGCTACATGAAAGAACATCAGCCGCCGCTGCGCATGATCGCCGCAGGCAAGGTCTATCGCAGCGACAGCGACCAGACCCACACGCCGATGTTCCATCAGGTCGAAGGCCTGCTCGTCGACGAGCACGCCAGCTTCGCCGACCTCAAGGGCACGCTGGCCGAATTCGTGCGCGCCTTCTTCGAGCGCGATTTCGAGATGCGCTTCCGTCCGAGCTACTTCCCGTTCACCGAGCCATCCGCGGAAGTCGACATCGCCTGGCAGCAGGCCGATGGCAGCACGCGCTGGCTGGAAGTGCTGGGCTGCGGGATGGTCCATCCGAACGTGCTGCGCAATGTCGGCATCGATCCGGGGAAATACACCGGCTTCGCCTTCGGCCTAGGCGTCGAACGCTTCGCGATGCTGCGTTACGGCGTCGACGACTTGCGTTCGTTCTTCGACAACGATGTGCGCTTCCTGCGCCAGTTCGCCTGA
- the rplT gene encoding 50S ribosomal protein L20, protein MARVKRGVTARARHKKILKQAKGYYNARRKVFRVAKQAVTKALQYAYIGRKQKKRHFRTLWIARINAASRANGISYSRFMNGLLKAGITLDRKVLADIAVHDAAGFAALTEKAKGALTA, encoded by the coding sequence ATGGCACGAGTCAAACGTGGTGTAACGGCGCGCGCGCGCCACAAGAAGATCCTCAAGCAGGCCAAGGGCTACTACAACGCACGCCGCAAGGTGTTCCGCGTTGCCAAGCAGGCCGTCACCAAGGCCCTGCAGTACGCCTACATCGGCCGCAAGCAGAAGAAGCGTCATTTCCGCACCCTGTGGATCGCGCGCATCAACGCGGCTTCGCGTGCGAATGGCATCAGCTACAGCCGTTTCATGAACGGTCTGCTGAAGGCTGGCATCACCCTGGATCGCAAGGTGCTGGCGGACATCGCCGTGCACGATGCGGCGGGTTTTGCGGCCCTGACCGAAAAGGCCAAGGGCGCTTTGACGGCCTGA
- the rpmI gene encoding 50S ribosomal protein L35, giving the protein MPKIKTNRGAAKRFRKTASGKYKCGHANRSHILTKKATKRKRNLRQTNHVRAEDAGRLDRMLPYL; this is encoded by the coding sequence ATGCCCAAGATCAAGACCAATCGCGGGGCTGCAAAGCGCTTCCGGAAGACCGCTTCCGGCAAGTACAAGTGCGGCCACGCAAATCGCAGCCACATCCTCACCAAGAAAGCGACCAAGCGGAAGCGCAACCTCCGGCAGACGAACCACGTCCGTGCCGAGGATGCAGGACGTCTGGATCGCATGCTTCCGTACTTGTGA
- the infC gene encoding translation initiation factor IF-3 produces MGDRNISTTDTKQNRRNQEIRVPRVRVIGSDGEMIGVLTRDEALRMAEEEELDLVEIQPNADPPVCKIMDFGKFKFELQKKANEAKKKTKQVEIKEVKFRPVTDEGDYQIKLRKMREFLVEGDKIKVNIRFRGREMSHQELGREMAARIEGDLGEDIVIESRPRLEGRQMVMMIAPKKK; encoded by the coding sequence ATTGGAGATCGCAACATCAGTACCACCGACACAAAGCAAAACCGCAGGAACCAGGAAATCCGCGTCCCGCGCGTCCGGGTCATCGGCAGCGACGGCGAGATGATCGGCGTGCTCACGCGCGACGAAGCGCTGCGCATGGCCGAGGAAGAGGAACTCGACCTCGTCGAGATCCAGCCCAACGCGGATCCGCCGGTCTGCAAGATCATGGACTTCGGCAAGTTCAAGTTCGAACTGCAGAAGAAGGCCAACGAGGCCAAGAAGAAGACCAAGCAGGTCGAGATCAAGGAAGTGAAGTTCCGTCCGGTCACGGACGAGGGCGACTACCAGATCAAGCTGCGCAAGATGCGCGAATTCCTGGTCGAAGGCGACAAGATCAAGGTCAACATCCGCTTCCGTGGCCGCGAGATGAGCCATCAGGAGCTGGGCCGCGAGATGGCCGCCCGGATCGAGGGTGACCTCGGCGAGGACATCGTCATCGAATCGCGTCCGCGCCTGGAAGGCCGGCAGATGGTGATGATGATCGCGCCGAAGAAGAAGTAA
- the uvrB gene encoding excinuclease ABC subunit UvrB, which produces MTEPSDLDLTTASGGFQLVSPYQPAGDQPQAIEKLVAGFQNGVAKQVLLGVTGSGKTYTIANMIQAVQKPTLVMAPNKTLAAQLYGEFKAFFPRNSVEYFVSYYDYYQPEAYVPSSDTYIEKDSSINDHIEQMRLAATKALLSRRDTIVVASVSAIYGLGAPADYLSMRLILSRGERIDQRELLRHLTTLQYTRNELVLDRGTFRVRGETIDVFPAESDLEALRIELFDGEVEQLSMFDPLTGEIFRKIPRFTVYPKTHYATPRERTISAVETIKAELRERQEQLYAANKLVEVQRLSQRTQFDLEMMAEVGYCNGIENYSRHLTGAAPGDPPPTLFDYLPADALLVVDESHVTIPQIGAMYKGDRARKETLVDFGFRLPSALDNRPLRFEEWEARAPRSVFVSATPGPYELKEGAGEIIELVVRPTGLIDPPVEIRPVATQVDDVLSEIRERVSWGDRVLITTLTKRMAENLTEYLSEHDVKVRYLHSDVDTVERVEIIRDLRLGLFDVLVGINLLREGLDMPEVSLVAILDADKEGFLRSTGSLIQTIGRAARNLRGKAILYADRITNSMQKAIDETDRRRARQVEHNTEHGITPQSVQRAVMDVMEGARFEPGELKGRGKAKRVAEPELDYQRLSPAQQASKLKALEQQMHQHARDLEFEAAARVRDQIRRLREAIL; this is translated from the coding sequence ATGACCGAGCCGTCCGACCTCGACCTGACCACCGCCTCCGGCGGCTTCCAACTCGTGTCGCCCTACCAGCCAGCGGGTGACCAGCCGCAGGCCATCGAAAAACTGGTGGCAGGCTTCCAGAACGGCGTCGCCAAGCAGGTGCTGCTGGGCGTGACCGGCTCGGGCAAGACCTACACGATCGCCAACATGATCCAGGCAGTGCAGAAGCCGACCTTGGTGATGGCCCCGAACAAGACGCTGGCCGCGCAGCTGTACGGCGAGTTCAAGGCGTTCTTCCCGCGCAACTCGGTGGAGTATTTCGTCAGCTATTACGACTACTACCAGCCGGAAGCTTACGTCCCGTCCAGCGACACCTACATCGAGAAGGACAGCTCGATCAACGACCACATCGAGCAGATGCGGCTGGCGGCGACCAAGGCGTTGCTGTCGCGGCGCGACACCATCGTGGTGGCGTCGGTCTCGGCGATCTACGGCCTCGGTGCTCCGGCGGATTACCTGTCGATGCGGCTGATCCTGTCGCGCGGCGAACGCATCGACCAGCGCGAGCTGCTGCGGCACCTGACCACCCTGCAGTACACACGCAACGAGTTGGTGCTGGATCGCGGCACCTTCCGCGTGCGCGGCGAGACCATCGACGTGTTCCCCGCGGAATCCGACCTGGAGGCGCTGCGGATCGAGCTGTTCGATGGCGAGGTCGAGCAGCTGTCGATGTTCGATCCGCTGACCGGCGAGATCTTCCGCAAGATCCCGCGCTTCACCGTGTATCCGAAGACGCATTACGCCACGCCGCGCGAGCGCACGATCTCCGCGGTGGAGACGATCAAGGCCGAGTTGCGCGAGCGCCAGGAACAACTGTACGCGGCGAACAAACTGGTCGAAGTGCAGCGCCTGAGCCAGCGCACCCAGTTCGACCTGGAGATGATGGCCGAGGTCGGCTACTGCAACGGCATCGAAAATTATTCGCGCCACCTGACCGGTGCGGCGCCCGGCGATCCGCCACCGACGCTGTTCGATTACCTGCCGGCGGACGCGTTGCTGGTGGTGGACGAATCGCACGTGACGATTCCGCAGATCGGCGCGATGTACAAGGGCGACCGTGCGCGCAAGGAAACACTGGTGGACTTCGGATTCCGGCTGCCGTCGGCGCTCGACAACCGCCCGCTGCGCTTCGAGGAATGGGAGGCGCGCGCGCCGCGCAGCGTGTTCGTGTCTGCGACGCCGGGGCCGTACGAACTGAAAGAGGGCGCCGGCGAGATCATCGAGCTGGTGGTTCGCCCGACCGGACTGATCGATCCGCCGGTGGAGATCCGCCCGGTGGCGACGCAGGTGGACGATGTGCTTTCGGAAATCCGCGAGCGCGTGTCGTGGGGCGATCGCGTGCTGATCACCACGCTGACCAAGCGCATGGCCGAGAACCTCACCGAATATCTCTCCGAGCACGACGTCAAGGTGCGCTACCTGCACTCGGACGTGGACACGGTGGAGCGCGTGGAGATCATCCGCGACTTGCGCCTGGGCCTGTTCGACGTGCTGGTCGGCATCAACCTGCTGCGCGAAGGCCTGGACATGCCCGAGGTGTCGCTGGTGGCGATCCTCGATGCCGACAAGGAAGGATTCCTGCGCAGCACCGGCTCGCTGATCCAGACCATCGGTCGCGCCGCTCGCAACCTGCGCGGCAAGGCGATCCTGTACGCGGACCGGATCACCAACTCGATGCAGAAAGCCATCGACGAAACCGATCGCCGTCGTGCGCGCCAAGTCGAACACAACACCGAGCACGGGATCACTCCACAGTCCGTGCAACGGGCGGTGATGGACGTGATGGAGGGCGCGCGCTTCGAGCCGGGCGAGCTCAAGGGCCGCGGCAAGGCGAAGCGGGTGGCCGAGCCCGAGCTGGACTACCAGCGGCTCAGCCCGGCGCAGCAGGCCAGCAAGCTCAAGGCGCTGGAGCAGCAGATGCATCAACATGCCCGCGATCTGGAATTCGAGGCCGCCGCCCGCGTCCGCGACCAGATCCGGCGGTTGCGGGAAGCGATCTTGTAG